In Siniperca chuatsi isolate FFG_IHB_CAS linkage group LG16, ASM2008510v1, whole genome shotgun sequence, the following proteins share a genomic window:
- the LOC122863538 gene encoding piggyBac transposable element-derived protein 4-like produces MTLTQGIYRRWKVTATFSLCKKTLRPHQRVIQSPYRGKRGGYFQVPGLPEPVPALEPTGVLSPPLESSRPEAAVEKGKDGTVWTVLQSTERPGRRQSQNVLTEAAGPTAHAKRNIGDAAFLCVFDDGMLKHIRDCTVAEAHQHRGDSSWDLTVAELKAFIALLYIRGAQGAKNMELGSLWSEKWGFPFFKETMSRNRFREIMKFLRFDKKETRRGRLQDDKFALVSATWNKFVQNSIACYKPGANITIDEQLFPTKARCRFIQYMGNKPDKFGIKFWLAADVNSKYMLNGAPYLGKEETRSRGQLVGESVVLRLAEPFLGKGRNITTDNFFTSLKLATALQAKKTSLVGTLGKTKRELPPSAKEQAQLFSTKVLKCADATLTIYQGKPRKNVCILSSVHTSVGITDGPKAKPESVTYYNNTKYSVDVLDQMARAYSVKGGTRRWPVAVFYNILDLAGINAHILFKECTSSKIARRKFMQQLAEELRAEFMEGKGAAWQLAQGPSQQQKQPPQQTPKRRQCQVRRSCKQNKTHDTCCKCRKPVCGNCARRTEVTCVDCEA; encoded by the exons ATGACTCTGACGCAGGGGATCTATCGGAGGTGGAAAGTGACAGCGACCTTTTCTTtgtgcaagaaaacacttcgtCCTCATCAGAGAGTGATTCAGAGTCCATACCGAGGAAAAAGAGGCGGCTACTTTCAGGTTCCAG GCCTTCCCGAACCAGTACCTGCTCTTGAGCCAACTGGAGTGCTCAGCCCGCCCTTGGAGTCATCTCGGCCGGAGGCCGCTGTGGAAAAGGGGAAGGATGGGACGGTGTGGACGGTCCTTCAGTCAACTGAACGTCCAGGGAGAAGGCAGAGCCAAAATGTCCTGACTGAAGCTGCTGGCCCCACAGCGCACGCGAAGCGCAACATCGGAGATGctgccttcttgtgtgtgtttgatgatggcatgctgaaacacatcagggactgcactgtggctgaggcacatcagcaccgtgGTGACAGCTCATGGGACCTGACAGTGGCTGAACTGAAGGCCTTCATAGCGCTGCTATATATCCGTGGAGCACAGGGAGCAAAAAACATGGAGTTGGGCAGTCTTTGGTCGGAAAAATGGGGCTTCCCGTTTTTCAAGGAAACCATGTCCAGAAATCGCTTCAGGGAGATAATGAAATTCCTGCGGTTCGACAAAAAAGAGACCCGACGTGGGCGTCTGCAGGATGACAAATTTGCCCTGGTATCGGCCACTTGGAATAAGTTTGTTCAGAACAGCATAGCCTGCTACAAGCCCGGTGCCAACATAACCATTGATGAGCAGCTGTTCCCCACCAAGGCCCGGTGCAGATTTATCCAGTACATGGGAAATAAGCCTGATAAATTTGGAATAAAATTTTGGCTGGCTGCGGATGTCAACTCAAAATATATGCTGAACGGGGCTCCATatctgggaaaagaggagacgcggagcagaggtcagctcgtgggagagagtgtggtgCTGAGACTGGCGGAGCCATTcctggggaagggaagaaatattactacagataatttcttcacttctctcaaactggccaccgccttacaggccaagaagaccagcctggttggcaccctggggaaaacGAAGCGTGAGTTGCCCCCCTCCGCAAAAGAGCAAGCgcagctgttcagcacaaaggTGCTAAAATGTGCAGATGCGAcgctcaccatctaccagggaaagccgaggaagaatgtgtgcattctgagctccgtgcacacaagcgtgggcatTACCGATGGGCCGAAGGCAAAGCCGGAGTCGGTAACATACTATAATAACACCAAATATAGCGTGGACGTCTTGGATCAGATGGCAAGGGCGTACTCTGTGAAAGGCGGTACGCGTAGATGGCCAGTGGCTGTCTTCTATAACATCCTCGACCTGGCTGGAATCAATGCCCACATCCTCTTCAAGGAGTGCACCAGCAGCAAGATAGCCCGGAGGAAGTTCATGCAGCAACTGGCAGAGGAGCTGAGAGCGGAGTTCATGGAGGGAAAGGGGGCAGCATGGCAGTTGGCACAAGGTCCcagtcagcagcagaagcaaCCACCACAGCAGACACCAAAACGGAGGCAGTGCCAGGTTCGGAgaagctgcaaacaaaataaaacacacgaCACCTGCTGCAAATGCCGCAAACCTGTGTGTGGAAATTGTGCACGGAGAACAGAGGTCACTTGCGTTGACTGTGAAGCTTAA